The stretch of DNA CTCCCCCACTTCCTTCGGGGCGGAGAGCACCTCCCGGCTTTCATCAAAGCCGCTTACAATCCTTACATCAAAGCCCGCCTCTTCATAATAGCCCTCCCAAAGGGCCGCGTAATAACCGGCAAATTGAAACTGATGATCCCAGCGAAGCTGCAACGTGACTTCTTCCTCCCCATAACTGCAGGTCAGGGCGGTGACCATCCAGAAAAAAAGACTCAGGATCACCCTCTTTTTCCCGGGAGAGGGTATTCCTCTTTTTTTGCTAGGGTTTCTTCCTTTATCCTTTTTCAACGGATTTCCCTCCCTCTTTCTGTCAGGGTTCCTCCACGGTTCCCCGATTATGCCTTCCAGGGTCAAAAACCCTATTTTCCTGATGGATTTTCCAGGCACCTTGAACTTATTTCCTCGTCCCTTTAATTATTCCATATGTACCGGAGAAAATCCTGCCCCTTACCCTAAATCTTGATGAATTTATTTTTTGCCCTAGACAAAACTCCCTAAAATCCTTATTCTTCTTCGCCTTTTCCTCGGCTTGTACACAGAAAAAAAGACCATCCTCCATAAGCGATGGTCCTTCTCCCATAAGAATTTGATCAATGATCAAATACGTCTTCAAACTCTTCATAGCCCTCCCTTGCCAAATCCTCCTTCGGAATAAATCTCAGGGCGGCGGAATTCAAGCAATAACGGAGTCCCGTAGGTTCCGGTCCGTCCTCAAATACATGGCCTAAATGGGAATCCCCGTGGAGACTCCTGACCTCGGTTCGAACCATTAACAATTTTCGATCTTCCCGCTCCACAATGTTCTCCTCCACTAAGGGTCTAGTAAAACTGGGCCATCCGGTTTTGGAGTCATACATGTCCTTCGAGCTGAAAAGCGGTTCTCCCGATACGATGTCCACGTAAATCCCCTCTTCCTTGTTGTCCCAGTATTCATTGTTAAAGGCCGGTTCCGTTCCGTCCTCCTGGGTAACCCGGTATTGCAGGGGCGTCAGCATCTCTTGCAGTTCTTCATCGGAAGGCTTTACAAAGCCGTTGATTTTATGGGGCACCGAATATTCCCGTTCCTCTCCCCAGACGTCGTCTAAAAACTCATCCCGTCCCGAGTTTCTTGTATAGAAATTATAGCGGCGGGGATTTCTTTGCGCATAATTCTGATGATACTCCTCCGCCCGGTAGAACTCGGTAGCGGCTCGAATAGGGGTTACCAAGCCACGGTCAAATCGCCCCGATGCTTCCAGGGCTTCCTTCGAGGTTTTTGCTAACTCCCGCTGCTCTTCGTCATGATAAAAGATGGCGGAAGTGTAGGAATGTCCCCGGTCCACGAACTGTCCTCCATCATCGGTGGGATTGATTTGTCGCCAGTAAACCTGGAGTAAGGATTCGTAGGAGATCCGCTCTTCATCATAGATGACCTCTACGGCCTCCACATGTCCAGTGCCCCCGGCGGTCACCTCTTCATAGGTGGGATTTTCCGTATCCCCTCCCGTGTATCCCGAGGTCACATCAATTACACCGGGCAGCTTTCGAAAGGGGGGTTCCATGCACCAAAAGCAGCCTCCGGCAAAAGTGGCCACGCTGTAATCTTCCCGGTTATAAACGGGATTCGTTTCCACAACCCCCTGTTCTTCTCCATTCTGTTCCCTTGAAGATGCTACCGTATAGATGGACCCTAACAAAAGTACAAAAACTAAT from Isachenkonia alkalipeptolytica encodes:
- the msrB gene encoding peptide-methionine (R)-S-oxide reductase MsrB, with protein sequence MKTKKKIILLLVFVLLLGSIYTVASSREQNGEEQGVVETNPVYNREDYSVATFAGGCFWCMEPPFRKLPGVIDVTSGYTGGDTENPTYEEVTAGGTGHVEAVEVIYDEERISYESLLQVYWRQINPTDDGGQFVDRGHSYTSAIFYHDEEQRELAKTSKEALEASGRFDRGLVTPIRAATEFYRAEEYHQNYAQRNPRRYNFYTRNSGRDEFLDDVWGEEREYSVPHKINGFVKPSDEELQEMLTPLQYRVTQEDGTEPAFNNEYWDNKEEGIYVDIVSGEPLFSSKDMYDSKTGWPSFTRPLVEENIVEREDRKLLMVRTEVRSLHGDSHLGHVFEDGPEPTGLRYCLNSAALRFIPKEDLAREGYEEFEDVFDH